The Thermothielavioides terrestris NRRL 8126 chromosome 2, complete sequence genome includes a region encoding these proteins:
- a CDS encoding uncharacterized protein (Contains conserved domains 3 of TPR[cd00189], Tetratricopeptide repeat domain and one NARP1[pfam12569].) yields the protein MPQTLSTREANLFRTVIRYYEDKQYKRGLKAAEQILKRNPKHGDTMSMKALILNAQGKTEEAFALAKEALTIDMKSYICWHVYGILYRTNKNFDEAIKAYKFALKLEPDSHQIQRDLAVLQIQMRDYQGYIQSRLAMLKARPQLRQNWTALAIAYHLDGNLRQAENILTTYEKSVTTTPLRTDFENSEALLYKNTIIAEMGDIERALEHLETDCKNCLDRLAVMELRARYLAQLGRKQEAAKAYRALLDRNPEHPEYYKGLINSLGIPAVAEAAQKAVYDEVPGDFFRSTAKEYLTLMFDKGVPSTFANVKHLYSDASKKDILPALAREYLEELRGGSVARDQANGDSSKGEGAALYFLAQHYDYYLSRDLARAMEYVEKAIELDPKSVDFHMTRARIFKHQGEIARAAEAMDHARSLDTKDRYINSKAAKYQLRNNENEKALATMGLFTRAETVGGPLADLVDMQCVWFLTEDGEAWQRRGNLGLALKRYHTVFNIFDTWQEDQFDFHSFSLRKGQIRAYIDLIRWEDRLREHPFYFRAALNAVNLYLSMHDKPQNGTNGVEAGQANGEDAAERKKAAKKAKKEAQKAEREAAEKAAKQDPNKAGAQKGKDGEEAKKKDEDPNGVKLAATTDPLGDAMKFLWPLLQFSPRNIEGQFAGFEVFVRRKKYLLALRCLKAAVAIDRGHTRVLEQAARLRKVLDGAMDSLAPKVKGVIETELAEVPGA from the exons ATGCCGCAGACACTCAGCACGAGGGAGGCCAACCTCTTTCGGACCGTCATCCGCTACTATGAGGATAAACAGTACAAGCGCGGCCTGAAAGCCGCTGAGCAGATCCTGAAGCGAAATCCCAAGCATGGGGACACCATGTCAATGAAGGCGTTGATCCTCAACGCCCAGGGCAAGACCGAGGAGGCATTTGCCCTCGCCAAGGAGGCGCTGACGATTGACATGAAGTCGTACATATGCTGGCATGTCTACGGCATCCTCTACCGGACCAACAAGAACTTCGACGAGGCCATCAAGGCCTACAAGTTCGCCCTGAAGCTCGAGCCGGATTCGCACCAGATCCAGAGGGACCTGGCCGTGCTGCAGATCCAGATGCGCGACTACCAGGGCTACATCCAGAGCAGACTTGCCATGCTCAAGGCGAGACCACAGCTGCGCCAGAACTGGACCGCCCTCGCCATTGCCTACCACCTTGACGGCAACCTTCGGCAGGCCGAGAACATCCTCACCACCTACGAGAAATCCGTTACGACCACTCCGCTGAGGACTGACTTCGAGAACTCGGAAGCGCTGCTCTACAAGAACACCATCATTGCCGAGATGGGTGACATCGAGCGGGCGCTGGAACATCTGGAGACGGACTGCAAGAACTGCCTCGATCGGCTGGCTGTGATGGAGCTCCGGGCCCGCTACCTCGCGCAACTTGGCCGGAAACAGGAGGCCGCCAAGGCGTATCGGGCTCTGCTGGATAGGAATCCGGAACATCCAGAGTACTACAAGGGCCTGATTAACTCTCTGGGCATCCCCGCTGTAGCCGAGGCTGCCCAGAAGGCCGTCTACGACGA AGTTCCAGGGGACTTCTTCCGCTCGACCGCCAAAGAGTACTTGACTCTCATGTTTGACAAGGGGGTTCCGTCGACGTTTGCCAACGTAAAGCATCTGTACTCGGACGCGTCCAAGAAGGATATACTACCCGCCCTTGCCCGGGAATATCTGGAagagctgcgcggcggctcAGTCGCTCGGGACCAGGCGAACGGAGACAGCTCCAAGGGTGAAGGGGCGGCTCTTTACTTCTTGGCGCAACATTACGATTACTACCTGTCACGCGACCTCGCTAGGGCGATGGAGTACGTTGAGAAGGCGATCGAGTTGGATCCCAAAAGTGTGGACTTCCACATGACAAGAGCCAGGATATTCAAGCACCAGGGCGAGATCGCAAGGGCTGCGGAAGCGATGGACCAcgctcgctcgctcgacACCAAAGATCGCTATATCAACTCCAAGGCTGCCAAGTATCAGCTGCGGAACAACGAGAACGAGAAGGCCCTGGCGACAATGGGCTTGTTCACCCGGGCAGAGACAGTCGGCGGTCCGCTTGCCGATCTGGTGGACATGCAGTGCGTCTGGTTCCTGACCGAGGATGGCGAGGCATGGCAACGACGGGGCAACCTAGGCCTGGCACTCAAGCGCTATCACACCGTGTTCAACATCTTCGACACCTGGCAGGAGGACCAGTTTGACTTCCACAGCTTCTCCCTGCGGAAGGGCCAGATCCGCGCGTATATCGACCTGATTCGCTGGGAGGACCGGCTGCGCGAACATCCCTTCTACTTCCGGGCCGCCCTCAATGCCGTGAACCTCTACCTATCGATGCACGACAAGCCCCAGAACGGCACCAACGGCGTTGAGGCAGGCCAAGCGaacggcgaggacgccgcggAGCGaaagaaggcggccaagaaggccaagaaggaggcgcAAAAGGCGGAGCGCGAGGCTGCCGAGAAGGCTGCCAAACAGGATCCGAACAAAGCCGGCGCCCAGAAGGgcaaggacggcgaggaggcgaaGAAGAAAGACGAGGACCCGAACGGAGTGAAGTTGGCGGCGACTACGGATCCACTCGGCGACGCCATGAAGTTCTTGTGGCCCTTGCTCCAGTTCAGCCCCAGGAACATTGAGGGCCAGTTTGCTGGATTTGAAGTCTTCGTCCGCAGGA AGAAATACCTTTTGGCCTTGCGGTGCTTGAAGGCAGCGGTGGCTATCGACAGAGGCCACACCCGGGTCCTGGAGCAGGCGGCCAGGTTGCGAAAGGTCCTGGACGGTGCGATGGATTCGTTGGCTCCCAAGGTCAAGGGGGTCATCGAGACGGAGCTCGCTGAGGTCCCCGGGGCTTAG